CGGCAGTTCACGCCGCTCGCGGTTTAAGCGCAAAGCGCAGGAAATCAATTGAAAAGAAGACTCTTCATTGCTTCGTCCGCGCTGGCCGCGATGGGCGCACGCGCGCAGGTGGCCGACCTCAACGACGCCATCAACAAGGCGGGCCGCCAGCGCATGCTGTCGCAGCGCGCGAGCAAGGCCTATCTCGCGCTGGCTCAGCAGGTGGAAACGCGCAATGCGCAGCAGGTGCTGGACAAGTCGATTGCGCTGTTCGACAAGCAGCTGGCCGAGCTCAAGGCCTTTGCGCCGAGCCCCGCGATCCGCACGACCTACGACGCACTCGACGGCGCCTGGCTCGGCTTCAAGCGCGAGCTCACCGGGCCCGCGCCGGGCAAGCAAGAGGCCGCGCGGATCGTCAAGCTCGATGCCGCCGTGCTCGCGCTCGCGAACCAGGGCACCCTGCAGTACGAAGCCGCCTCGGGCAAGCCGGTGGGCAAGCTGGTCAACATCGCGGGCCGACAGCGCATGCTGTCGCAGCGGATGGCCAAGTTCTACCTGGCCGGCGCGATGCAGATCGACGCGGCCGGCAGCACGGCCGAGATCGCCAAGTCACGCGCCGAATTTCTGACCGCCCTGGACACCCTGCGCAATGCGCCCGAAGCCACCACGCAGATCCGCCAGGAGCTGGTGCTGGCCGATGCGCAATGGATGTTCTTCAACCGCGGGCTGCAGCGCCTCGAAGGCGCCGGCACCTCGCCCGCCCTCATGTCGGACGTGTTCGTGACCAGCGAGAACCTGCTGGCCATCATGGATCGCGTGACCGGCCTGTATTCCGACCTCAAAAGCTAGAGACCCATCATGAGTGAATGGAAAACCATCTGTCGCATCGACGACATTCCCGTGCTGGGCGCCCGCCGCGTGGCGCGCCCGGTGGGCGTGGACGTGGCGGTGTTCCGCAATTCCGAGAACCAGGTGTTCGCGCTGCTCGACCGCTGCCCGCACAAGGGCGGTCCACTCTCGCAGGGCATCGTGTTCGGCACCAGCGTGGCGTGCCCGCTGCACAACTGGGCCATCGGGCTGGACGACGGCTGCGCCAAGTCGCCGGACGAAGGATGCACGCCCAGGTTCGCGGTGAAGGTCGAAGACGGGCAGGTCATGATGAACGTGCTCGAACTGAAGACGCACGCCATCGACCTGGCGCCGCCGCGCGCCGGCCCTGGTGCCGCCACGGCGGGCAAGCTCGGCGACGAGAGCTTCGACGTGCAGGCGCCGCACGGCAGCTAGGCGCACAACCAAGGCACGACCCATGGAAGAAACTCGCTCCACCTGCCCCTACTGCGGCGTGGGCTGCGGTGTGATTATCGAATCCGACGGCGCACAGATCACCGGCGTGCGCGGCGACCCCGACCACCCGGCCAACTTCGGGCGCCTCTGCACCAAGGGCTCGACGCTGCACCTCACGGCCACGGCCACGGTCACGCGCCAGACGCGGCTGCTGCAGCCCATGCAGCGCGCATCGCGCGGCGCCGAGCCGACGCCCATCGGCTGGGACGCCGCGCTCGGCGGCGCCGTCGACAAGTTCGAACAGGTCATCCGCGACCACGGCCCCGACGCCGTGGGCTTCTACGTCTCGGGCCAGCTGCTCACCGAGGACTACTACGTCTTCAACAAGCTGGCCAAGGGACTGATCGGCACCAACAACATCGACACCAACTCACGGCTGTGCATGAGCAGCGCCGTGGCCGGCTACAAGCAGACGCTGGGCGCCGACGCGCCGCCGGCCTGCTACGACGACCTGAAGCACGCCGAGTGCCTTTTCATCGTGGGCAGCAACGCCGCCTGGGCGCACCCGATCCTGTTCCGCCGCATCGAGGATGCGAAGGCCGCGAATCCCGGCATGAAGATCATCGTGGCCGATCCGCGCCGCACCGACACGGTCGAGATCGCCGACCTGTTCCTGCCGATCCAGCCCGGCACCGACGTCATGCTGTTCAACGGCATGCTGCACCTGATGCTGTGGGAAGGCTGGACCGACAACGGCTACATCGCGGCCCACACCAGCGGCTTCGATGCGCTGAAGGCCACGGTGCGTGAATGCACGCCTGACAAGGTGGCGCAGATCTGCGGCATCTCGAAGGACGACCTGCTTGCCGCAGCGCGCATGTTCGCCACTTCGCCGGCCACGCTGAGCCTCTACTGCCAGGGCCTCAACCAGTCGTCCAGTGGCACCGCCAAGAACGCGGCGCTGATCAACCTGCACCTGGCGACCGGCCAGATCGGCAAGCCCGGTGCGGGCCCGTTCTCGCTCACCGGCCAACCCAATGCCATGGGCGGGCGCGAAGTGGGTGGCCTGGCCAACCTGCTGAGCGCGCACCGCGACCTGGCCAACCCCGCGCACCGCGCCGAAGTGGCGGCGCTGTGGAACCTGCCCTCCGTGCCCGAGAAGCCCGGCAAGACCGCGGTGGAAATGTTCCAGGCCGCTGCCGACGGCGAGATCCGCGCCCTTTGGATCGCCTGCACCAACCCGGCCCAGTCGATGCCCGACCAGGCGACGGTGCGCCGCGCCCTGGAGCGCGCCGAGTTCGTCGTGGTGCAGGAAGCTTTCTCGACCACCTCGACCTGCGCCTTTGCCGACCTCTTGCTGCCCGCCACCACCTGGGGCGAAAAGGAAGGCACCGTGACCAACAGCGAGCGCCGCATCTCGCGCGTGCGCCCCGCGGTGCCGGCGCCCGGCGAGGCGCGCCACGACTGGTCGATTGCCGTGGATTTTGCGCGCCGGCTCGAGCAGCGGCTCGGCCGCACGGCCACGCTGTTTCCCTATGACAGCGCCGAGCGCGTGTGGAACGAACACCGCGAATCCACGCGTGGGCGCGACCTCGACATCACCGGCATGAGCTACGCGATGCTCGACACCGCGGGCCCGCAGCAATGGCCGTTGAAGGAAGGCGAAGCCACGGGCCGTGCGCGCCTCTACGAAGACGGCATCTTCCCGACGCCGGACGGCCGCGCGCGTTTCGCCGACACGGTCTACAAGCCGGTGGCCGAGGCGCGCGAGGCACGCTATCCGTTCTCGCTCAACACCGGCCGCCTGCGCGACCAGTGGCACGGCATGAGCCGCACGGGCACGGTCGGCCGCCTGTTCGGCCACGTCGCCGAGCCCGTGGTGCAGATGAACGCGCAGGACATGGCGCGGCGCCAGCTGGCCGAGGGCGACCTGGTGCATCTCACCTCCAAGCGCGGCTCGATCCTGCTGCCCGCGCGCGCGAGCGCCGAGATCGGGCTGAGCCAGGCTTTCGTCGCCATGCACTGGGGCGAGGAATACCTGAGCGGCTGCTCGTCCACCGGCACGCCGCTGGCGGGCATCAACGCCCTGACCTCCCCGGCCTACTGCCCCACCTCGAAGCAACCCGAGCTCAAGCACACGCCCGTCAAGATCCTTAAGGCCGAACTGCCGTGGTCGCTGCTCGCCATGGCCTGGCTGCCGCCCGAGACCGCGCTGGCCGCGCACCAGGCGCTCAAGCCCCTGATGGCGACCTTCCCGTTTGCGACCTGCGTCCCGTTCTCGGGCAATACGCCGGGCGAGGAGCGCAGCGGCATCCTGTTTCGCGCTGCGGCGCACGACGCACCGGCGGACGCGCTCATCGACCGCATCGAAGGCTTGCTGGGCCTGGTCGGCAGCGATGCCCTGCGCTATGCCGACCGCCGGCGCGGCCAGCGCCGCGTCGCGCGGCTGGTGCGGCGCACCGACGGCAACGCCGGCCTGGAAGCCTTCCTCCTGGGGGGCGACACCAGCGCCGAAGCCTGGATCGGTACCCTGCTGCGGGAGGAAATCCCGGCGCAGACCTACGGCCGGCTGCTGCTCTCGCCCGGCGCCCGCGCGCCCGTGGCGGTGCAATCGCGCGGCCAGCCGGTGTGCACCTGCTTCAACGTGACCGACCTGGCGATCCGGGCCGAGCTGGGCCGCTGCACCGGCTCGCCCGAGGAACGGCTGGCTTCCCTGCAGGGCGCGCTCAAATGCGGCACGAACTGCGGCTCCTGCCTGCCGGAGCTCAAGCGCATGGTGCGGGCGACCCCGGCCGAAACCGTGGTGGAGGGTGCATAAGCCGCCTTGCTTTCGGGCATAAGCATTGCGGGACAATCCGTGCACCCATGGGAATCAGCCAATACATCAAGGAAATCGGCCGCGGCGCGCGAGGCGCCAAGCCGCTGACGCGCGAACAGGCCGCCGACCTGTTCGGCCAGGTGCTGGACGGCACCGTCACCGACCTGGAGATCGGGGGCTTCTGCCTCGCGATGCGCGTCAAGGGCGAAACGCCGGAAGAGATGGCCGGCTTCCTCGACGCCACGCACGCGCGCCTGGACCGCCTGCCCGCCGCCGACCGCCCGCTGGTCGTGCTGCCGAGCTACAACGGCGCGCGCAAGCTGCCGGTGCTCACGCCGCTGCTGGCGCTGCTGCTCGCGCGCGAAGGGCTGCCGGTGCTGGTGCACGGCAGCGCCACCGAGACTTCGCGCGTGCTCGCCTCGAACGTGCTGGAGGCGCTGGACGTCCCCATGCTCACGGCGATTCGGCAGATTCCGTCCGGCCAGGTGGGTTTTGCACCGACCGAACTGCTCAACCCCGCGCTCAAGCGGCTGCTGGACGTGCGCCGCGTGGTGGGCCTGCGCAACCCCGGCCACAGCGTGGTCAAGCTGATGCAGCCGAGCGCCGGACCCAGCGTCGTCGTGGCAAGCTACACGCATCCGGAGTACGCGCGCACCATGGGCGAGACCTTCGAACTCATGGGCATGACTGCCCTGCTCTCGCGCGGCCTCGAGGGCGAGGTGGTGTCCGACCCGCGCCGCACCGCGCAGATCGACGGCTTCGTGCGTGGCGTTCGAAGCGAACTGCAGGCCCAGGCCGCCGGCACGTCGAGCGAAGTGCCGGGCCTGCCCAAAGAGATCGACATAGCGACCACGGCCGCGTACACACGGCGCGTATTGAACGGCGAGCTTCCCGTGCCCGAAGCCATCGCCACCCAGGTCAGGCACATCACGCAACTGGCATCCCACGCATGAACAGACCGACCGCTTCATTGGCCACCGGAAGCTGCACATTGGTGGGCGCCGGCCCCGGCGACCCCGAACTGCTGACCATCAAGGCCGTCAAGGCGATCCAGGCCGCCACCGTGCTGCTGGTGGACGACCTCGTGAGCGACAGCATCCTGGCCGCCTATGCGCGGCCCGGCGCGCGCATCGTCCACGTGGGCAAGCGCGGCGGCTGCAAGAGCACGCCGCAGGCCTTCATCGAGCGGCTCATGATCACCGCGGCGCGCGAAGGCGAAACCGTGGTCCGCCTCAAGGGCGGCGACCCGTTCATCTTCGGCCGCGGCGGCGAAGAGGTCGAGCACCTGCGCGAAGCGGGCATCGAATGCACCGTGGTCAACGGCATCACGGCCGGCCTTGCGGCCGTGACCTCGCTCGGCGTGCCGCTCACGCATCGCGACCATGCCCAGGGCGTGGTGTTCGTCACCGGCCACGCCAGGACCGGCGCCGGCGCGCACGAAGACGCCACCGACTGGCGCGCCCTGGCCGCGACGGCGCACAACGCGCGGCTCACGCTCGTCATCTACATGGGCGTGGCGGGCGCGAGCCACATCGAACGCGAACTGCTGCAAGGCTTGCCGGGCGACACGCCGGTGGCCGTGGTGCAGCATGCGAGCCTGCCGCAGCAGCGGCACATCGCGACCACGCTCGACCGGCTCCAGGCCGGCATCGCCGAGGCAGGGCTCGCGAGCCCCGCGGTGATCGTGGTGGGCGACGTGCTGCGCGGGCTGGCCGCGGCGGCGCTGCCGGCGGGCACGGACGCCGGCCGCTTCGGCACCTGAGCCGCCCGGGGAAAGCGAACGCCGCGGCATTGCCGTGGCATGGAGCGTGCTTAACGCCAGCATGCCCGTTTTCCGATCGTTTCCCGCGCCCGGCGCCCCTTCATGAACGCCGTCGCCGCGCTTCCGCCCGCCGCCGTCGAGATCGTCGCCCTGAGCAAGCGCTATGCCGCCGGCACGCCGGCCGCCGTCGACCGCATCGACCTGCGCATTGCGAGCGGCAGCTACTGCTGCCTGCTCGGCCCCTCGGGCTGCGGCAAGAGCACCACGCTGCGCATGATCGCGGGCCACGAGTCGGTCACCAGCGGCGACATCCTGCTGGACAACCGCAACATCACCGACCTGCCCGCGGCCCAACGCGGCACGGCGATGATGTTCCAGAGCTTCGCGCTGTTCCCGCACCTCTCGGCCACCGACAACGTCGCCTTCAGCCTCAAGATGAAAGGCGTCGGCAAGGCCGAGCGCCAGAAGCGTGCGCGCGACCTGCTGGAGCGCGTGGCCATGGGCCACCTGGCCGAGCGCAAGCCCGGTGAACTCTCCGGCGGCCAGCAGCAGCGCGTGGCGCTGGCGCGCGCACTCATCACCGAGCCGCGCGTGCTGCTGCTCGACGAGCCGCTGTCGGCACTCGACCCCTTCTTGCGCATCCAGATGCGTGCCGAGCTGCGCCGCTGGCAGAAGGAGCTCGGGCTGACCTTCGTGCACGTCACGCACTCGCAGGAAGAAGCGATGGCGCTGGCCGACACCATGGTGGTGATGAACCACGGTGTGATCGAGCAGGTCGGTTCGCCGCACCAGATCTACAACCATCCAGCCAACGAGTTCGTGGCGCGCTTCATGGGCGGGCACAACGTGTTCGACACCGCTGCGGGCCCGATCGCCGTGCGCAACGACCACATGCGGATCGCGCCGGCGTCCGAAGGCGCAGCTTCCCACGGGCTGGCCGCGGCGGTGACCGACGTCGAGTACCAGGGCACCTACGTGCTGCTCGGGCTGGCGCTGGAAGCGGCGCCGCCCGGCCGCCGGAACGTCTCGGTCCTGATGGGCGAAGCCGCCTTCCTCGCGAGCCCCTATGCACAGGGCGAGACGGTCCGCCTGGCATGGGCCGAAGCCGATGCGCGCGCGCTCGCCGCGCCTCCGCAGGCGCCGCCGCCTCACCCAATCCCCGCTCCCTCACCCGCCACTTTCCATACGGAGGCTCTTTCACCATGACCGACCCCATCGACTCGTCCACCGGCATCCAGCGCCGCACCCTGCTGCAAGGCACGGCCGGCATCCTGGCCACCGGCATCGCACCCTTCGTGCATGCGCAGGAAAAAATCGTGCTGCGCTACCTCGGCACGGCGGTGAACCAGGACAAGGCGATTGCCGAGAAGTTCAAGGCCGACACCGGCATCGAGATCCAGTACGTGGCCGTGACCACCGACGACGTGACCAAGCGCGCCGTGACCGCGCCCAACAGCTTCGACCTGATCGACACCGAGTTCTTCTCGCTCAAGAAGATCGTGCCCACCGGCAACCTCAAGGGCATCGACACCAAGAAGATCAAGAACGCCGACAAGATCACCACCCTCTTCACCAAGGGCGAAGTCGGCGGCAATGCCGTGGGCGACCAGGGCACCGCGCCCAAGAAGGTGATCTACCTCGAGGGCGAGAAGAGCAAGAAGTTCGCGACGGCGCCGACGCAGTTCATGTCGCTCATTCCCACGGTCTACAACGCCGACACGCTGGGCATCCGGCCCGACCTGATCAAGCGGCCCATCGAATCGTGGGCGGAACTGCTCAATCCCGAGTTCAAGGGCAAGACCGCGATCCTGAACATTCCCTCGATCGGCATCATGGACGCCGCGATGGTGGTGGAGGCCAAGGGCATCCACAAGTACAAGGACAAGGGCAACATGACCAAGGCCGAGATCGACCTGACGATCAAGACCCTGATCGAAGCCAAGAAGGCCGGGCAGTTCCGCGCGCTGTGGAAGGACTTCAACGAGTCGGTCAACCTGATGGCCTCGGGCGAGGTGGTGATCCAGTCGATGTGGTCGCCCGCCGTGACGGCCGTGCGCACCAAGGGCATTGCCTGCAACTTCCAGCCCCTGAAGGAAGGCTATCGCGCCTGGGCCGCGGGCTTCGGCCTGCCGGCCACGCTGTCGGGCAGGAAGCTCGACGGCGCCTATGCATTCATCAACTGGTTCCTCGACGGCTGGGCCGGCGCCTACCTGAACCGCCAGGGCTACTACAGCGCGGTGCTCGACACGGCCAAGGCCAAGATGGAAGCCTACGAGTGGGCCTACTGGATGGAAGGCAAGGCCGCGTCGCAGGACATCAAGAGCCCGAACGGCGACCTGCTGGCCAAGGCGGGTGCGGTGCGCGACGGCGGCAGCTACGAGCAGCGCATGGGCGGCATCGCGTGCTGGAACGCGGTGATGGACGAGAACGAGTACATGGTGAAAAAATGGAACGAGTTCGTCGCGGCCTGACCCTGTGAGCGCTCCCACCGCCAGCGCGCACGCGCCCAGCCCTTCCGTCCACGCCGTGAAGGCTTGGTGGCAGGCGGCGCCGTTCGCGCTGGTCTTCTTGCTGTTCTTTTTGATTCCACTGGCGCTGATCGCGATGGTCAGCCTGTGGAATTTCAACGAGTACGAGCTGATCCCGGCGGTGACGCTGCGCAACTATGCAAGCCTGTTCGAGGGCTGCTCGCAGCTCACCGACAACGGCGACCTGTGCGTGACGCTCAACACGTATCTCAGCACTTTCAAGTTCTGCCTGCTGGTGTGGGGCATCACGCTGCTGATCGGTTTTTCGGTGGCGTACTTCCTGGCTTTCCACGTGCGCTCGTCGACCATGCAGACGGTGCTCTTCGTGCTGTGCACGGTGCCGTTCTGGACCTCCAACGTGATCCGCATGATCTCGTGGGTGCCGCTGCTCGGGCGCAATGGGCTGGTCAACCAGATGCTGGGCGGAATGGGCCTGGTCGACCATCCGGTGGAGTGGCTGCTGTTCTCCAATTTTTCGGTGGTGCTCGCCTTCGTGCACCTCTACACGATGTTCATGATCGTGCCGATCTTCAACAGCATGATGCGCATCGACCGTTCGCTGCTCGAAGCCGCGAGCGATGCGGGTGCCTCGGCCTGGCAGACGCTGTGGAACGTGGTGGTGCCGCTGTCGCGCACGGGCATCCTGATCGGCTCGATCTTCGTCATCACCATCGTGATGGGCGACTTCGTGACCATCGGCGTGATGGGCGGGCAGCAGATCGCATCGATCGGCAAGATCATCCAGGTGCAGACCTCGTACCTGCAGTTTCCGCTGGCCGCCGCCAACGCGATGATCTTGCTGGCGGTGGTGCTGATGATCATCTGGGGGCTGACACGGCTTGTGGATATTCGCAAGGAGCTCTGAGATGAAGCCTTGCTCGTCTGTTCGTTTCGTTGTGCATGAGGAGCCTTGTTCAGGGCGCGCTCCCGCCGACGGGGTACCTTTCTCCGCGAATGTCCTCCGGCCTGCGGCCTCCCCCTTTATTTCGCTGCGCAAGGCACCCCGCCAGCGGGATCGTCGGGCAGTGCGGCGGTTGATCGAGCGGAACAAGCGCAGCGCCCGGTGTGCACAGGGCGCCGGGTGCTCCCCGCAGCGAAATAAAGGAGGAGGCCGCAGGCCGGGGGACATTCGCGGAGGGGAGTACCCGGTGGCCTGCGCACGCGCCCTGAAGGAACAACAATCATGAGCCAACGCATCGGAGAACAACGCGCCCCAGGCTTCTGGCCCCTTGCCATCGTCTTCGCCCTCTTCGTGCTGTTCCTCTACGGCCCGATGATCACGATCTTCATCCTGAGCTTCCAGGGCCCTGAAGGCGGCCTGACCTTTCCATTGCGCGGCGTCTCGCTGCACTGGTTCTACAAGCTGGCCGAAGGCCTGGGCACCGTCGACATCGGCGCGGCCTTCAGGCGCTCGCTCGCGCTGGGCGCCGTGGTCATGGGGTTCACCGTGGTGCTCTCGGTGCTGGCCGGCCTCGCATTCCGCAAGAAGTTCGCCGGCAGCAACGCGCTGTTCTTCGTTACCGTGGCCAGCCTCATCATGCCGTCGATCATCATTTCGCTCGGCATCGGCCTGCAGTTCCGGCTCATCGATACCGGCATCAAGAGCCTGCTCACGGCCATGGACGCCACCACCCTGCTCGAAGGCTACGGCACCGCGCTCGGCCTCTTCAGCTCCGCGCTCGGCGCCCACCTTACCTGGACCCTTCCCTTCGGGCTGCTCATCATGTTTGCCGTGTTCAACCGCTTCAACCCGGCCTACGAGGAAGCCGCCCGCGACCTCGGCGCCACGCCCTGGCAGGCCTTCCGGCACGTGGTGCTGCCGCTGATCGGCCCGTCCATTGTCGGCATCGGCATGTTCGGCTTCACGCTGTCGTGGGACGAAATCGCCCGCACCTCCCAGGCCATCGGCGACGTCAACACCCTGCCGCTCGAGTTGCAGGGCCTGACCTCGACCGTCACCACCCCGTCGATCTATGCGCTCGGCACCGTGACCACCGTCGTGTCCCTGCTCGTGATGGCCGCGGCGCTGGGAGCGGCGGCACTGCTGCGCCGGCGCGCTGTCCGGCCGCGCTGAGCTTCGCTTGCCGCAAGAGCGGGAAAGCCACAGACCTCGCCTAGCCCGTTTGGTCGACGTGAGAGTTTTCCTACAGCCGCCTAAAATCGCGCCCGACAAGACACATCACAAGCGACAGAGAGAGAGGCGGGCATGCTGGACATCGACAAACTCAACGAATTCACCCAGACCCATGGCGAACTGCGCCGTGGCCGGGGCCTCGTCACGGGAACCATCGCCCTGAGCCTGGGCATCCTTTGCTTCCTGGGCGTGCTGGCGTTCCACTTTCCGCAGTACCTCACCACGCCCGAGTTGCGCAAGAGCTACAACGTCGACGTGATGCGCTTCATCCTGCTGGCGGCCATGGTCGTCTCGGGCGGCATGGCGCTGGTGAACATCATCTTCAACCGCTCGCGCTGGCTGTCGTCGGCCGCGTTCCTGCTGGTGGTCGCGGCGGCGCTGCTGGGCGGGCACAAGGTGCCGGTGAACGACTTCGCCGACAACACGCCCTACATCGGCCTCGACTGGTTCATCCTCGACCTGCTGGGGTCGTCGCTCATCTTCATCTTCATCGAGAAGCTGTTCGCGCTGCGCAAGGACCAGCCGGTGTTCCGCGAGGAATGGCAGACCGACTTCCACCATTTCGTGGTGAACCACATGATCGTGGGCTTCGTGCTGCTGGCCACCAACCTGATGGTGCACAAATTCTTCGGCTGGGCGGCCAACGACGGCATCCGCGGCTGGGTGGGCAACCTGCCGTTCTGGGCCGGGCTGCTGCTGATCGTGCTGGTGGCCGACCTGGTGCAGTACTGGACCCACCGCGCCTACCACGAGGTGCCGGTGCTCTGGCGCCTGCATGCCGTGCACCACAGCGTGAAGAGCATGGACTGGATGGCCGGCTCGCGCCAGCACATCCTCGAACTGCTGATCACCCGCACGCTGGTGCTCGCCCCCATCTACGTGCTGGGCTTCTCCAAGGAAGTGATCGACGCGTACATCGTGGTGGTGGGCTTCCAGGCGGTGTTCAACCACTGCAACGTAAGCGTGCGGCTCGGGCCGCTGCGCTACATCATCGTGACGCCCAACTTCCACCACTGGCACCACAGCCAGGACGTGGAGGCGCTCGACAAGAACTATTCGGCGCACTACGCCTTTCTCGACTACCTCTTCGGCACCGCCGTGAAGAGCACCAAGCTCTGGCCCGAGAAGTACGGCGTGCTCGGCGACTACGTGCCCAACGGCTTCTTCAAGCAGCTGAAGTTCCCTTTCGTCTGGAAGGGATGATGCGGCGCCATGTCTGCGCGGCGGTGCTCGGCGCCGCTGCACTGCTGCTGCTCTCGGCTTGCGCCACGCGCGTGGACCTGCCGTCGAAGGACGCGGGCCTGCGGTTGCGCGTGCAAAGTTCGGTCATTGCGCCGGGCAACGGCGGCGAGCTCATTGCCGCCGATGCGCTGCAGCCCGGGGACATCCTGCTGACCTCCATCGCCACGGTCAATTCCTTCGGCATCCGGCTGGGCACCTTCTCGCCCGTGAGCCACGCGGTGCTGTACCTGGGCGACGGGCTGATCGCCGAGGCGGTAGGCACGGGCGTGCGCGCACGTCCGCTGGCCGACGTGGTGGACGAAGAGCAGATGGTCGTGGCCTTTCGCGTGCCAGGGCTCGAGCCGGCGGGTGCCGCCAAGCTGCGCGCCTGGGCCAACTCGCAGGTGGGCATCCGCTACAACACCACTGGCGTGCTGCTGAATGCGCCCTTCGTGCTGAACCGGCGCCTGTGCGAACTGCCGCTCATTCCCTCGGCCGTCAGCCACTACTGCATCAGCGGCATGGCGATGGTGCAGCTGGGTGCGAGCCGCGACGACCAGTTCTTCTGCTCGCAGTTCGTGCTCGAGGCTTACCGCCGCGCCGGCCTGCCGATCACCGACGCCGATCCGCGCTGGGTGAGCCCGGCCGACCTGCTGCACATGCGCGAGGGCGACGTGCCTTCGATTGCCGCCACGCAGCCGCTGCGCTACGTGGGCCACCTCAAGTACAACCCGCCGCCCCTGCTGGCGGCCGATGGACCCTGAACGGTTTGAGCGCTACTTTTCGATTCGATGCCGTCGTGGTCGGCG
The Variovorax sp. OAS795 genome window above contains:
- a CDS encoding type IV pili methyl-accepting chemotaxis transducer N-terminal domain-containing protein, which produces MKRRLFIASSALAAMGARAQVADLNDAINKAGRQRMLSQRASKAYLALAQQVETRNAQQVLDKSIALFDKQLAELKAFAPSPAIRTTYDALDGAWLGFKRELTGPAPGKQEAARIVKLDAAVLALANQGTLQYEAASGKPVGKLVNIAGRQRMLSQRMAKFYLAGAMQIDAAGSTAEIAKSRAEFLTALDTLRNAPEATTQIRQELVLADAQWMFFNRGLQRLEGAGTSPALMSDVFVTSENLLAIMDRVTGLYSDLKS
- the nirD gene encoding nitrite reductase small subunit NirD produces the protein MSEWKTICRIDDIPVLGARRVARPVGVDVAVFRNSENQVFALLDRCPHKGGPLSQGIVFGTSVACPLHNWAIGLDDGCAKSPDEGCTPRFAVKVEDGQVMMNVLELKTHAIDLAPPRAGPGAATAGKLGDESFDVQAPHGS
- a CDS encoding molybdopterin-dependent oxidoreductase encodes the protein MEETRSTCPYCGVGCGVIIESDGAQITGVRGDPDHPANFGRLCTKGSTLHLTATATVTRQTRLLQPMQRASRGAEPTPIGWDAALGGAVDKFEQVIRDHGPDAVGFYVSGQLLTEDYYVFNKLAKGLIGTNNIDTNSRLCMSSAVAGYKQTLGADAPPACYDDLKHAECLFIVGSNAAWAHPILFRRIEDAKAANPGMKIIVADPRRTDTVEIADLFLPIQPGTDVMLFNGMLHLMLWEGWTDNGYIAAHTSGFDALKATVRECTPDKVAQICGISKDDLLAAARMFATSPATLSLYCQGLNQSSSGTAKNAALINLHLATGQIGKPGAGPFSLTGQPNAMGGREVGGLANLLSAHRDLANPAHRAEVAALWNLPSVPEKPGKTAVEMFQAAADGEIRALWIACTNPAQSMPDQATVRRALERAEFVVVQEAFSTTSTCAFADLLLPATTWGEKEGTVTNSERRISRVRPAVPAPGEARHDWSIAVDFARRLEQRLGRTATLFPYDSAERVWNEHRESTRGRDLDITGMSYAMLDTAGPQQWPLKEGEATGRARLYEDGIFPTPDGRARFADTVYKPVAEAREARYPFSLNTGRLRDQWHGMSRTGTVGRLFGHVAEPVVQMNAQDMARRQLAEGDLVHLTSKRGSILLPARASAEIGLSQAFVAMHWGEEYLSGCSSTGTPLAGINALTSPAYCPTSKQPELKHTPVKILKAELPWSLLAMAWLPPETALAAHQALKPLMATFPFATCVPFSGNTPGEERSGILFRAAAHDAPADALIDRIEGLLGLVGSDALRYADRRRGQRRVARLVRRTDGNAGLEAFLLGGDTSAEAWIGTLLREEIPAQTYGRLLLSPGARAPVAVQSRGQPVCTCFNVTDLAIRAELGRCTGSPEERLASLQGALKCGTNCGSCLPELKRMVRATPAETVVEGA
- the ybiB gene encoding DNA-binding protein YbiB, with product MGISQYIKEIGRGARGAKPLTREQAADLFGQVLDGTVTDLEIGGFCLAMRVKGETPEEMAGFLDATHARLDRLPAADRPLVVLPSYNGARKLPVLTPLLALLLAREGLPVLVHGSATETSRVLASNVLEALDVPMLTAIRQIPSGQVGFAPTELLNPALKRLLDVRRVVGLRNPGHSVVKLMQPSAGPSVVVASYTHPEYARTMGETFELMGMTALLSRGLEGEVVSDPRRTAQIDGFVRGVRSELQAQAAGTSSEVPGLPKEIDIATTAAYTRRVLNGELPVPEAIATQVRHITQLASHA
- the cobA gene encoding uroporphyrinogen-III C-methyltransferase, giving the protein MNRPTASLATGSCTLVGAGPGDPELLTIKAVKAIQAATVLLVDDLVSDSILAAYARPGARIVHVGKRGGCKSTPQAFIERLMITAAREGETVVRLKGGDPFIFGRGGEEVEHLREAGIECTVVNGITAGLAAVTSLGVPLTHRDHAQGVVFVTGHARTGAGAHEDATDWRALAATAHNARLTLVIYMGVAGASHIERELLQGLPGDTPVAVVQHASLPQQRHIATTLDRLQAGIAEAGLASPAVIVVGDVLRGLAAAALPAGTDAGRFGT
- a CDS encoding ABC transporter ATP-binding protein, which encodes MNAVAALPPAAVEIVALSKRYAAGTPAAVDRIDLRIASGSYCCLLGPSGCGKSTTLRMIAGHESVTSGDILLDNRNITDLPAAQRGTAMMFQSFALFPHLSATDNVAFSLKMKGVGKAERQKRARDLLERVAMGHLAERKPGELSGGQQQRVALARALITEPRVLLLDEPLSALDPFLRIQMRAELRRWQKELGLTFVHVTHSQEEAMALADTMVVMNHGVIEQVGSPHQIYNHPANEFVARFMGGHNVFDTAAGPIAVRNDHMRIAPASEGAASHGLAAAVTDVEYQGTYVLLGLALEAAPPGRRNVSVLMGEAAFLASPYAQGETVRLAWAEADARALAAPPQAPPPHPIPAPSPATFHTEALSP
- a CDS encoding PotD/PotF family extracellular solute-binding protein, whose amino-acid sequence is MTDPIDSSTGIQRRTLLQGTAGILATGIAPFVHAQEKIVLRYLGTAVNQDKAIAEKFKADTGIEIQYVAVTTDDVTKRAVTAPNSFDLIDTEFFSLKKIVPTGNLKGIDTKKIKNADKITTLFTKGEVGGNAVGDQGTAPKKVIYLEGEKSKKFATAPTQFMSLIPTVYNADTLGIRPDLIKRPIESWAELLNPEFKGKTAILNIPSIGIMDAAMVVEAKGIHKYKDKGNMTKAEIDLTIKTLIEAKKAGQFRALWKDFNESVNLMASGEVVIQSMWSPAVTAVRTKGIACNFQPLKEGYRAWAAGFGLPATLSGRKLDGAYAFINWFLDGWAGAYLNRQGYYSAVLDTAKAKMEAYEWAYWMEGKAASQDIKSPNGDLLAKAGAVRDGGSYEQRMGGIACWNAVMDENEYMVKKWNEFVAA
- a CDS encoding ABC transporter permease, with product MSAPTASAHAPSPSVHAVKAWWQAAPFALVFLLFFLIPLALIAMVSLWNFNEYELIPAVTLRNYASLFEGCSQLTDNGDLCVTLNTYLSTFKFCLLVWGITLLIGFSVAYFLAFHVRSSTMQTVLFVLCTVPFWTSNVIRMISWVPLLGRNGLVNQMLGGMGLVDHPVEWLLFSNFSVVLAFVHLYTMFMIVPIFNSMMRIDRSLLEAASDAGASAWQTLWNVVVPLSRTGILIGSIFVITIVMGDFVTIGVMGGQQIASIGKIIQVQTSYLQFPLAAANAMILLAVVLMIIWGLTRLVDIRKEL